TACTTCAGAAAATGGTTTATCTGCAGCGTTTATCCCTCAAGATAAATATTCTGAATTTTATAAGCAGCTTATAAACGATTCTGAATCATTGTGGAAAATCGTTTCACCTACTTTAATTCAAGATTTCTTTAATTTTTACTTAGTTACGAAAGACAACTTTATTCGTATAGCGCCACCAAACTGGGCGCTAAATGTACCTGGCGACTTTGACTTCACCAAAGACGAAGCCTTCAATTATGCCCAAGCTGCAACTAATCCAAGCCGAGAAGCGGTATGGTCAAAAGTGTATTACGACACTATTTGGCATAAATGGGTCGTTAGTGTACTTGTGCCAATCTACCTTGATAACGAATTTTTTGGTGTAACAGGTAGCGATATTGCTCTTGAAACTTTATTGGCACAACTGCCTATTGGTGATCGTGAGCAACATCTATTTGTTTTCGATGCAAAAGGTCAGTTATTAGCTCACCCTGATTTAGATAGGACAACTTTAGAGCAATATGGACGAGAAGGTAAAAAATTACTGACAGAAGATTTTGTTAATCCCGATCTGCAAAAGCTAGTGTCTGAAACGATTCGCTTAAAATTACCTGAGTCTGCAAATTCATTTGTCCAAGATGGCGAAACTCACATTATCAATATTCGTAAAGTTGAGAACCTAAATTGGTATATTGGTATTTATAAAAAGCGTTCGTCGGCACTTTCAGCACTAGAAGAGCTAAAAGTAAAATTCTTTGGCTTGTTTATCTTGTACGCTATTTTAGTTGCCTTGTTATTGCATCAAGCACTTTACCAATTAGTACTGCGTCGTATTCACTCATTAGTTAACGCGGTGGTGAGTTTTGGCAAAGGGCAATTACAAACAGAGTTTCCAAAAGCCAATAAAGATGAAATTGGTACCTTAAATGGCTCTTTCAGAGACATGGCTATTGAAATTCGTAAATTAATTGATGGGCTAAACCAGCGCATTAGCGAAAAAGAAATAGCTGAAAAGGCAGCTAACCGCTTATCTAAAGCTGTGGCTTTCTCGGGCACCGGTGTAGTGATCACGAACCAAGATTTTGAGATCAAATACGTGAATCCGAAAATGGTTGAAATGACCGGTTTCGAAGAGCGTCATTTCATTGGTTCGCCGCTGTTAAATATCATCTCTCAAGAAATGGCTATTTTAGTTGATGATATTGATATTGACTTACGTAGCCGTAATTACTGGCGAGGGGATACCTTATTACAAGCTAATGAACGCCAATCTGTTTGGGTTTCGCTAAGTATTTCACCAATTCGTGAAGATGGTGGTGAGATCACCAGTTATGTGGCATCTGCGCAAGATATTTCGTTTGTGAAAGAAAGCCAACGTAAAATGGAACAACTGGCTTACTTTGATACTTTAACTGGACTTGCTAACCGCACTTTCTTCAGAATGCAGCTGCGCAAGTCAATGGCACTTGCTGAGCGTGGTCATTATGCATTTGCCTTATTCTATTTTGACTTAGACGAATTTAAACGTATCAACGATACGCTAGGTCATGATGCGGGTGATCAGTTGCTAGTAGAAGTTGCTAATCGCCTGAAAAAGCGTCTGCGTACAGAAGATACGATTGCGCGTTTAGGCGGCGATGAATTCGCGGTATTATTAAGTGGTATTGAGCATCAAACACACGCCATGGAAGTCGCAAATACGATTCAACGCACTCTCAATGAGCCTATCAAATTAGGTAATAATGAAGTGATCATTAGTGCCAGTATTGGTATCACTATGGCGCCATTTGATAGTCAAGAAGAAGATCAATTACTTAAACATGCTGACCTTGCGATGTATGAAGCAAAAGCCAAAGGGCGCAATACCTTCCACTTCTATAGCCAAGAATTAAATGCAGCTGCGAACGAGCGCTTATTTATTGAAAATGAGTTACGTACTGGTATCCGTGAAGGGCAGTTTAGAGTTTATTATCAGCCACAAGTGGATTGTCGCAATAATCAGGTAGTTGGGTACGAAGCGCTTATTCGTTGGTTCCACCCTGAAGAAGGAATGATCCCACCGACGAAATTTATTCCAATTGCTGAAGCAACCGGTTTAATTGTTGAGTTAGGTGCATGGATATTACGAGAAGCCTGTGAATTTGCGGCTCGTTTAGCAAGCCAAGATTTGAAGAATAATATTTCAATCAATCTATCGGCTCGCCAGTTTAAAGATGCCAACCTAGTGACGACTCTTGATACGATAATCAAGCAAACAGGGGTTGAGCCTAAACGCTTACACCTTGAGTTAACAGAAAGTATGCTGATGGGGCATGTTGAAGCCGCTATTTTACAACTGCATCAATTAAAAGCCTTGGGGGTATCAATTTCAATCGACGACTTTGGTACTGGCTACTCTTCATTAAGTTACCTAAAACGTTTCCCTGTGGATATCTTGAAAGTTGACCGCTCGTTTGTGAAAGATATCCCTGAGGATACTAATGATATGGAAATTACCGCTGCGATTATTGCTATGGCGCAAAAGTTGAAACTTAATGTTGTTGCCGAAGGGGTTGAGACCATTGAACAAATTGAGTTTTTACAAAACAACAACTGTTATATTGTGCAAGGTTACTACTATAGCAAGCCTATCCCTGAAGATGAGTTGCCTGCACTTTATGAACAGCTCAACTCGTTGAATTCATAAAATACAGAACTCAAAAATATAGGGGGCGACTAGCCCCCTGCAATTTTAACTTTAAATTTTAGTCCTTCGAGAATCGCTTTTAGCTTATCTCTGTCATCACCTTGAACTTCGATGATACCGTCTTTTACTGCACCGCCTTGGCCCATTTTACTTTTAATGGTCTTAGCTAATTTTTTTAAGTCGTGCTGTTCGCTGTCGATCCCAACAACTAACATGACACCCTTACCTTTGCGGCCTTTGGTTTGACGTTCAATACGCAAAAAGCCGTCTTTAAAAATTTTACCTTGGGTTGGTTTGCTTTCTTTAGGTTGCTCAATGCGACCCGTAGCAGTTGAATAAACTAGATTATTATCGCTCATAGTGGATCTCGTAGTAGAAGCTTGGCTAAATGATAACAAATTTCATCCTAAGTGTTTTAATTTTTGGCTTATTTGTTCTAAGCGGTTATATTTAATTAGGTATCAGGAAAGATTTGTTTATTAGGAGTTTATTATGAGTTTATCGCGCAGCACTTCTGCTGATGGCGCTATATTAACCGTACAAATCAAAGGAAAATTTGATTTTAATTTGGTGCAATCTTTTCGTCAGGCGTACGCCGATCTTAACGACAATATCGATAAAGTGGTTATTGACCTCAGAGAAACAGATTACATGGACAGCTCAGCGTTAGGCATGTTGCTGAACATGAAAAAAAACCTAACAGGCAAAGTTGAAACAATTCAAATTAGCAATTGCCAACCGCAACTGAAAAAAATCCTGCAAATCTCACGTTTTGATAAAAAGTTCGATATTGATTGATGCTTAATATTCTGGTTGTAGACGATCTAGCCTTAAATCGTCGCTTATTAACCGTGATGTTAGAGCAGCAGGGCTACCGTGTTTATACCGCTGAAAACGGGCTTGTTGCTTTAAACCTGCTCGAAGAACACACCATTGATATTGTGTTACTCGATGTCATTATGCCTGTGATGGACGGCTTTGAAACCGCAGCGATTATCAAAGAGCGCTTTAGCCAAGTTTACTTACCGATTATATTTATTACCTCTTTAGAAGATGAAGCGAGTTTTGAGCGTTGCTTAGCGGTTGGCGGCGATGACTTTTTACATAAGCCATTTCAAGAGGTCATTCTTAACGCGAAAATTAAAGCGCATAGCCGGATCCGTAATTTAAGCCAAAAGGCAAGAGAGCAAAATCTACAACTTGAATATCATCAAAATCAAGTCGAGCGCGAACATGAAATCGTCGAACATATTTTTAATAACGCCCTCGAAAACCAACAGTCATTTCCGTCGCATTTAGACTTTCATTTATCACCTGCCGCTATGTTTAATGGCGATATGTTTTTGGTAGCACAAAGCCCAATTGGCAGCTTGTACTGCATGCTTGGTGATTTTACCGGCCATGGTTTAGCTGCTGCGGTCGGAGCACTTCCTGCTTCAAGGGTATTTTATACAATGGTAAGTAAGGGGATGTCAGTCAGTGATATTGCTGCAGAAATTAATTCAGTACTAGGTAAATTACTGCCAGGACATATGTTTTGTGCTGCTACCATTCTAGAGCTCAGTAACACCGGGAAAAGTGTTTCGGCTTGGCTTGGAGGATTACCTGATACGTATATCATCGACCAAAATGGAGAACTCATTCGCACTCTTGAATCTCAACACATGGCACTGGGTATTTTAGAAGAGGATGAATTTGAACGTGCACTTATTCACATAGAGGTAGAAGATACTTCTCGTATCGTGATGGCGACCGATGGCATTATTGAAACGACTAGCCCAAATGATGAATATTTTGGTGAGCAGCGTTTTAAAAAGGTGCTTGGCTCAAAGCCAAATATTTCTTCAAATCAAGTATTAGAACGAGTAAACAAATTTGCCCGCGGCAATAAACAACAAGACGACTTAAGCTTAGTATTATTAAATTGTTTACCTATGGATGAGTCTGAGCAAAAGTCTGAACAGCTATCTGCATTACCCTTTAATTTTTCATTGAGCTTAAATTCAAAGCAAATCAAAAGCACAGATCCTGTGTTGGAAGTAGTTGATGTAATAAGTAAAGTGGCGGGGTTAAATGCCCATCGCGCAAATATCTTTTTGATACTCTCAGAGGCCTATAATAATGCCTTAGATCACGGTGTGTTAGGTCTCGACTCAGAGATTAAGAATCAAGAAGATGGCTTTTTAATTTATTATCAACAACGAGAAGAGGCCCTCGCAAATTTAACAGATGCTTTAATCATTATTGATATCCGTTATTGCCCCGAAGAGTGTGCTCTATATTTTACCGTTTGTGACTCAGGAAACGGTTTTAGTAAAGAGCAAACAAATCAACAAAGCCTTGCAAGGGAGCATGGTAGAGGCTTGTGCTTACTTAGAGAAGTTGCCTCAAAAGTGACATTTAATAGTGCTGGTAATCAAGTCGAAATTTATTATCAATTAACAGCAAGCAGTACTAGCTCACACTAAAATCGCATGTTATCATTCTGGCATTATAGATGTTTGGATGGCTAAATGATTTCTAACTACTTATCTACTGCACAGCTTGAATTACCAGAAAACTTGGTTGCTGAGCAATTATCGAACCTTGAACAATATCTTGCAGAGTCCGCTTCACCAGCAGTGCGTTGGGAGTATCAAATTCCTGAGCTAGGCGAGGGGGGGTCGTGTAGCTTATTTGGTTATTTGCAAGATGAACCATTCAAATTAAACGATTATGTTGCAGATGATGCTACAAATACTGAAAAGCTGACTAAGCTTCAACAAATCATCGATTTTGTCGTTGCTCAGACTCAAGTTGATTGGTTTGGTATTTATCAAGCAACAAATACTGACGAAGGCCCTCAGTTATTAAAACTGGTTTATCACGGGGCACCTAGCCGACCATTATTCCCGCTTACAGAAGCGTTTGCTAAAGGTAGTAACAATGTTCAAGTCGCGCTTTCTAAGCAAGGTCGCGTGATCAATAACGTTGCTGATTATCTTGCAAAAGGTGGTGAGTATTATACCTGCGATCCAAAGGTGAAAGCTGAAACCTGTTTACCCTTACTATCAGCTAAAAATGAATGCTTAGGTATTATAGATGCAGAAGCATTTAGTAATGATTTCTTTGATCAGCAGACCCTTGCATTACTTGTGGCTTGTTGTATTAAAATTCCTCAACTCTTGGTCTAATTTTACTAGTAATCAGGCTGGGTTTTTATGTTAAGCTAGTGGCAACGCTAACCCCTATAAAAAGAGATAGTCAATGTTCTCAGAATTAAAACCATTACCAACAGATCCTATTCTTGGCCTAATGGCGGCCTTTAAACAAGATACAAACCCAAAGAAAATTGATTTGGGTGTAGGTGTTTATAAGGATGAGCAAGGCAATACGCCTGTATTAAAAGCGGTTAAAAAAGCGGAAGCGTTTCGTTTAGAAAACGAAACCAGTAAATCGTACATTGGCTTGGCTGGTAACTTAGATTACTGTCAAAAAATGGAAAACTTATTACTGGGTGAGCATCCAGCACTTTTAGCTAACCGTGTTCGCACTGCACAAGCACCAGGTGGTACAGGTGCGCTACGTGTTGCTGCCGAATTCATTAAGCGTTGCAACAAAGATGCGACGGTATGGGTAACTACGCCAACGTGGGCAAACCACATCAGCTTATTTGAAGCGGCGGGCTTAACAGTAAAAGAATACCCTTACTACGATTACGAAAATAAAGACCTTTTATTTGATGACATGATTAATACCCTTAAGCAAGTGCCTAAAGGTGATGTTGTGTTATTCCACGCATGTTGTCACAACCCAAGCGGTATGGATTTAAATGCTGAGCAATGGAGCACAGTTGCTGATCTTGCTGTTGAAGTTGGTTTCACGCCACTGGTTGATATTGCTTACCAAGGGTTTGGTTCAAGCCTTGAAGAAGACGCAGCGGGTCTTCGTAAATTAGCAGCAGCGGTAGATGAGCTAATCATCTGTTCTTCTTGCTCGAAAAACTTCGGTTTATACCGCGAGCGTATCGGTGCATGTTCAATCATTGCTAAAGATGCAGCGACTGCTGATATCTCTAACTCTGTATTATTAAGTGTTGTACGTAGTATCTATTCTATGCCGCCTGCGCATGGTGCTGATATTGTTAGCACGATTTTAGGTAGCACTGAGCTGACGCAAATGTGGCATGACGAGCTTGATGAAATGCGTAATCGTATTAATGGCTTACGTACTTTAATCAAAGAAAGCTTAGCAGCGAAAGGCATTGAGCAAGACTTCTCATTTATTGATCGTCAAAATGGTATGTTCTCATTCCTAGGTATTAATAAAGAGCAAATCGAACGTTTACAAAAAGAGTACTCAATCTACATTGTTGGTTCTAGCCGTGTAAACGTTGCTGGTATCAGCGATGCAAACATTGACTACTTCGCAAATGCAGTAGCAGACGTTTGTAAGTAACCTGCTTTATAGTGATAAAAAAACCGCAGTGTGTGAAGTGACTGCGGTTTTTTTATGCCTGTAATATGTGTTACTACGAGTAGGTATTAATGCAGCCAGCGAATGGCGTCATTGATCATACTGTTGTAGCTATCAAGTGGAGCGCCAATACTCGCTATTAAGATAGTATCCGCTCGCTCACCGCGGTTGATGTGGCCAGCGAAACGCTCATCATTGAAATCGTCAGAGCCAGTGCCAAATGGTTGCTCGTCAGAAGGTACAATGAATACCGTCATCGGGCCAAAATCAGACTCAAATACCAAGTGCAGGCCTTTTTTGCCTTGAAAGTCACAAAACATCAAATAGGTTACTTTACCTGGTAGCTCATCTAGGTGTCCGCCAATAGTAGCAAACTTTTCATTTACATAAGCAAGGTCTATCGCTTCATGCTTATCTAACGCGCCAATCTCATGATAAAGGTGTGTAAAGGCATGCTCACCCACACTGTATAAAGTATGTTGTTTGTTAATGACAAAGAACACACTAATTGCCACTAAAAACGATGCTGCGGCGGCTAAATACAGGCGATTGAAGGCAAAGCGCGACTTAGCCTCAATAATAGTGTCTAGCGGCTGCTCATGGTTTTCTTCACAAGCATAGGTGTTATCAATAATTCGCTTTGCCAAATTTTCAGGCACGGGTACGTTAAGCGCTTTGCTTAGTTCATCATCGAGGGCACGTACATCATCAATAAACGCCTGTTTATCAGTGTCCTGCTCGGCAAACGCTTCAAGTTCCTTATCAATAGTGCTTGGCTCGGCGAGGATGCGGCGGCGAAACTCGAGTTCATCCATTAATTTGATGCTCCTCTAAGTTGATCATCATCACTGCTTAAAGCCTCTTTAAGCTGGTTTCTGGCACGAAAAAGTCGTGTCATGACAGTATTTTTATTTAAATCGAGGATCTGGGCAATCTCGTCGCCAGAGCAACCCATTACCACCTGCAGCAGTAATGGTTCTCGATACTCTTGTGATAACTTTCCAATTTGTCGTTGAATCACTGTTTGTTCCATTTCAGCATCAAGGGTTGTACTTTTTTCATCTACAAGGGTGTCGTTTTCAACATCGGCGTAATCAAATTGTTTACGTTCAAAGCGACGTGCATTCTCGCGACGTAAGATAGTTAACAACCAAGGTTTTACCGCTTGTTGATCTTGCAGTGAATCCAAGGCACGCCAAGCCCTCAGGAAAGTTTCCTGCACTAAGTCTTCAGCAATGTTCTGATCACGACACAACCAATACGCAAAGCGAAAAAGCTCACTGTGGTAGACATGAACCAGCGCTTCATATCGCTTTTGTTTTTCTGTCATAGTAACTAAGACCTGCCTATCAGAAAAAATCTTTCTGAGATTATTATTTTTTTCTTAAAAAAACGGCTAATTCAAGATTAGCCGTTTATATTCAATCTATTAGATTAATCGTTAATCGTAAAGATTTTTTAATTCAGTGTCATTACTTGTCGATTGAGTGTGCTTTGTTGCTTGGCTTAGCAAGTTTACAATTAAACTTAAATCAACTTGTTCATCTGCTGAACTATAAAGTTTAGTGCGTAATTTAGCAATTTCATCATTAAGTTGTGTGTTTTTGAGTGATGCGAGTAAATACTCAATGGCCGCTACATTCTTACCTGTGTACTGTTTTGCATAGAGGTTTAATGCGTTATAAAACGCTGAGCTATTGTTCTGTTTTGCAAACAGCTTTAACTCATTTAATGACACGGATGTAACACTCTTAGATAATGCTTTAGGCGTTGATTGTTGAGGGCGCTTTTTAATGTAAAGCACTAAGGTGACTAACCAAAGTCCATAGCCGACAACTGCCACGACAATAAGCCACATTGGCGTCGTGACTTGCGTAACGGTTTGCACATTAGTTGGCGTATGACTCAGCTCATTAGAGCTTGCTGTTTGCGGCTCTGCGATAGCAGGGGCTGTTGGTGTGAGTGGATTTGTACTTGGCACAACTGTTAATGTTCGAGCAGGTATTGTCGCGTAGCTAATACGATTGATTTTGGTATTAAACCAAGGCAGCTTTATTTCAGGCAATGTATAAGTGCCTGGTGTTTGCGGTAATAAAGCATAAGAAGCCGTTTGTTGTGAAATAACACGGCCATCACGTACCAGATGATTACTCTCTTTTTCATCAGGGTAACTTCTAAAACCTTGCACCTGCGGCATATCGATATCAGGAAGTTGCTCTTTAGTAACCCCCAATGCGGTTAAGGTGATAGTTCGAGTGATCGGCGTACCGACTTCCACGGTGTCATCTTTTGGTTGCCATTGCTCATCAAGGTTAACCAATTCACTCGGTAACCAAGCACCTGAGTAGTTTTCTGGAATTGGCTTGATTTCAATATCGACATCTTCGCCCATTGCTGAAACAGCCATTTGTCGGTAATTTTGACGAATACGGCCATTGAATACTGGGGCT
The nucleotide sequence above comes from Pseudoalteromonas shioyasakiensis. Encoded proteins:
- a CDS encoding histidine kinase produces the protein MISNYLSTAQLELPENLVAEQLSNLEQYLAESASPAVRWEYQIPELGEGGSCSLFGYLQDEPFKLNDYVADDATNTEKLTKLQQIIDFVVAQTQVDWFGIYQATNTDEGPQLLKLVYHGAPSRPLFPLTEAFAKGSNNVQVALSKQGRVINNVADYLAKGGEYYTCDPKVKAETCLPLLSAKNECLGIIDAEAFSNDFFDQQTLALLVACCIKIPQLLV
- a CDS encoding EAL domain-containing protein, producing the protein MVYRRPPSRFGVNSLSMKLSLLISAICLIAGICAAALMLKSEEKQLVFEEHELLKHSSERLSRQFNRLIKTKINIAEQANNVVSSQLLHNESHLQSKRSADIKFSVDGSIRSTSENGLSAAFIPQDKYSEFYKQLINDSESLWKIVSPTLIQDFFNFYLVTKDNFIRIAPPNWALNVPGDFDFTKDEAFNYAQAATNPSREAVWSKVYYDTIWHKWVVSVLVPIYLDNEFFGVTGSDIALETLLAQLPIGDREQHLFVFDAKGQLLAHPDLDRTTLEQYGREGKKLLTEDFVNPDLQKLVSETIRLKLPESANSFVQDGETHIINIRKVENLNWYIGIYKKRSSALSALEELKVKFFGLFILYAILVALLLHQALYQLVLRRIHSLVNAVVSFGKGQLQTEFPKANKDEIGTLNGSFRDMAIEIRKLIDGLNQRISEKEIAEKAANRLSKAVAFSGTGVVITNQDFEIKYVNPKMVEMTGFEERHFIGSPLLNIISQEMAILVDDIDIDLRSRNYWRGDTLLQANERQSVWVSLSISPIREDGGEITSYVASAQDISFVKESQRKMEQLAYFDTLTGLANRTFFRMQLRKSMALAERGHYAFALFYFDLDEFKRINDTLGHDAGDQLLVEVANRLKKRLRTEDTIARLGGDEFAVLLSGIEHQTHAMEVANTIQRTLNEPIKLGNNEVIISASIGITMAPFDSQEEDQLLKHADLAMYEAKAKGRNTFHFYSQELNAAANERLFIENELRTGIREGQFRVYYQPQVDCRNNQVVGYEALIRWFHPEEGMIPPTKFIPIAEATGLIVELGAWILREACEFAARLASQDLKNNISINLSARQFKDANLVTTLDTIIKQTGVEPKRLHLELTESMLMGHVEAAILQLHQLKALGVSISIDDFGTGYSSLSYLKRFPVDILKVDRSFVKDIPEDTNDMEITAAIIAMAQKLKLNVVAEGVETIEQIEFLQNNNCYIVQGYYYSKPIPEDELPALYEQLNSLNS
- a CDS encoding protein BatD, which encodes MVMRLLCCLLLIAAAPLWAATQLQASVDKNPVLAGEFFVLTISADDSINSEQPDTSVLLKDFVVGPTSVSSRTNIINGEISKQTNWSVKLMTRKEGTYTIPAFTVAGVSSKPIELTVAKRSQTSEQNKEAFIKTSIKPTSLYVQEAGVYTVKLYLDNNKELLDGNLTTPEMENAELTPINKQSEDYELIDGKRYLVITREYLVQPQKSGVNTITAPVFNGRIRQNYRQMAVSAMGEDVDIEIKPIPENYSGAWLPSELVNLDEQWQPKDDTVEVGTPITRTITLTALGVTKEQLPDIDMPQVQGFRSYPDEKESNHLVRDGRVISQQTASYALLPQTPGTYTLPEIKLPWFNTKINRISYATIPARTLTVVPSTNPLTPTAPAIAEPQTASSNELSHTPTNVQTVTQVTTPMWLIVVAVVGYGLWLVTLVLYIKKRPQQSTPKALSKSVTSVSLNELKLFAKQNNSSAFYNALNLYAKQYTGKNVAAIEYLLASLKNTQLNDEIAKLRTKLYSSADEQVDLSLIVNLLSQATKHTQSTSNDTELKNLYD
- a CDS encoding sigma-70 family RNA polymerase sigma factor; its protein translation is MTEKQKRYEALVHVYHSELFRFAYWLCRDQNIAEDLVQETFLRAWRALDSLQDQQAVKPWLLTILRRENARRFERKQFDYADVENDTLVDEKSTTLDAEMEQTVIQRQIGKLSQEYREPLLLQVVMGCSGDEIAQILDLNKNTVMTRLFRARNQLKEALSSDDDQLRGASN
- a CDS encoding fused response regulator/phosphatase — protein: MLNILVVDDLALNRRLLTVMLEQQGYRVYTAENGLVALNLLEEHTIDIVLLDVIMPVMDGFETAAIIKERFSQVYLPIIFITSLEDEASFERCLAVGGDDFLHKPFQEVILNAKIKAHSRIRNLSQKAREQNLQLEYHQNQVEREHEIVEHIFNNALENQQSFPSHLDFHLSPAAMFNGDMFLVAQSPIGSLYCMLGDFTGHGLAAAVGALPASRVFYTMVSKGMSVSDIAAEINSVLGKLLPGHMFCAATILELSNTGKSVSAWLGGLPDTYIIDQNGELIRTLESQHMALGILEEDEFERALIHIEVEDTSRIVMATDGIIETTSPNDEYFGEQRFKKVLGSKPNISSNQVLERVNKFARGNKQQDDLSLVLLNCLPMDESEQKSEQLSALPFNFSLSLNSKQIKSTDPVLEVVDVISKVAGLNAHRANIFLILSEAYNNALDHGVLGLDSEIKNQEDGFLIYYQQREEALANLTDALIIIDIRYCPEECALYFTVCDSGNGFSKEQTNQQSLAREHGRGLCLLREVASKVTFNSAGNQVEIYYQLTASSTSSH
- a CDS encoding stress response translation initiation inhibitor YciH, with product MSDNNLVYSTATGRIEQPKESKPTQGKIFKDGFLRIERQTKGRKGKGVMLVVGIDSEQHDLKKLAKTIKSKMGQGGAVKDGIIEVQGDDRDKLKAILEGLKFKVKIAGG
- a CDS encoding DUF3379 family protein; translated protein: MDELEFRRRILAEPSTIDKELEAFAEQDTDKQAFIDDVRALDDELSKALNVPVPENLAKRIIDNTYACEENHEQPLDTIIEAKSRFAFNRLYLAAAASFLVAISVFFVINKQHTLYSVGEHAFTHLYHEIGALDKHEAIDLAYVNEKFATIGGHLDELPGKVTYLMFCDFQGKKGLHLVFESDFGPMTVFIVPSDEQPFGTGSDDFNDERFAGHINRGERADTILIASIGAPLDSYNSMINDAIRWLH
- a CDS encoding STAS domain-containing protein; this encodes MSLSRSTSADGAILTVQIKGKFDFNLVQSFRQAYADLNDNIDKVVIDLRETDYMDSSALGMLLNMKKNLTGKVETIQISNCQPQLKKILQISRFDKKFDID
- a CDS encoding aspartate/tyrosine/aromatic aminotransferase, whose protein sequence is MFSELKPLPTDPILGLMAAFKQDTNPKKIDLGVGVYKDEQGNTPVLKAVKKAEAFRLENETSKSYIGLAGNLDYCQKMENLLLGEHPALLANRVRTAQAPGGTGALRVAAEFIKRCNKDATVWVTTPTWANHISLFEAAGLTVKEYPYYDYENKDLLFDDMINTLKQVPKGDVVLFHACCHNPSGMDLNAEQWSTVADLAVEVGFTPLVDIAYQGFGSSLEEDAAGLRKLAAAVDELIICSSCSKNFGLYRERIGACSIIAKDAATADISNSVLLSVVRSIYSMPPAHGADIVSTILGSTELTQMWHDELDEMRNRINGLRTLIKESLAAKGIEQDFSFIDRQNGMFSFLGINKEQIERLQKEYSIYIVGSSRVNVAGISDANIDYFANAVADVCK